The following proteins are encoded in a genomic region of Hymenobacter siberiensis:
- a CDS encoding phytanoyl-CoA dioxygenase family protein, which translates to MNPTDPAADAMPFDHLHLDGQPLAYRVEGAPVAVASEQVLLAHDTDLSARAPWAAAGFAVVPGLSGAAQRQLQAGLAELLREALRAAGCPVAPDFDITQYHHAVGDDAARHLAVIAQTKAYDLARLPVAPALLEQLVSAACGQQVQAHNPNVNEAVFHLRIVRPHRSDQNPLHRDAWLPRYRNALNIYLPVAGSTAQSSLVLVPGSHHWPESAVERTAGGAIYHGVAYTVPGVLRPVRPLHPLRPNPGPDEVLVFSPYLLHGAAANLNADATRVSLEMRFWPA; encoded by the coding sequence ATGAATCCGACCGACCCGGCCGCCGATGCCATGCCCTTCGACCATCTGCACCTCGATGGGCAGCCTCTGGCCTACCGGGTAGAGGGGGCGCCCGTGGCCGTGGCCAGCGAGCAGGTGCTGCTGGCCCACGACACCGACCTGAGTGCCCGCGCACCGTGGGCGGCGGCAGGCTTTGCCGTGGTGCCGGGCCTGTCCGGTGCCGCCCAACGGCAGCTGCAAGCGGGCCTGGCCGAGCTGTTGCGCGAAGCCCTGCGGGCCGCCGGCTGCCCCGTTGCCCCCGATTTCGACATCACGCAATACCACCACGCCGTGGGCGACGACGCTGCCCGCCACCTGGCCGTCATCGCCCAAACCAAAGCCTACGACCTGGCCCGCCTGCCCGTGGCCCCGGCCCTGCTGGAGCAGCTGGTGAGCGCGGCCTGCGGCCAACAAGTGCAGGCGCACAACCCGAACGTGAACGAGGCCGTGTTCCACCTGCGCATAGTGCGGCCCCACCGCTCCGACCAAAATCCTCTGCACCGCGACGCCTGGCTGCCGCGCTACCGCAACGCCCTGAACATTTACCTGCCCGTGGCGGGCAGCACCGCGCAGTCGTCGCTGGTGCTGGTGCCCGGCAGCCACCACTGGCCCGAAAGCGCCGTGGAGCGCACAGCCGGCGGGGCCATTTACCACGGCGTGGCCTACACGGTGCCCGGCGTGCTACGCCCGGTGCGCCCGCTGCACCCCCTGCGCCCCAACCCCGGCCCCGACGAGGTACTGGTGTTTTCGCCCTACCTCCTGCACGGGGCCGCCGCCAACCTCAACGCCGATGCCACCCGGGTGTCGCTCGAAATGCGCTTCTGGCCCGCCTGA
- a CDS encoding glycosyltransferase yields the protein MPNSSFFIPHSPLSEAPGVSIIALSHNHAPFLREALDSVLAQTYPHLDVWLVDDASTDGSPDILREYAARHPTWHLLLLSENVGNCRAFNTAFFQSEGELVIDFATDDVLLPARVALQVAQFQAAAAVVGMVYSNCELIDEAGRSLGLHHRPNGPNQLRPAPASGWVFAEVLRRYFISTPTMMMRRACLQSLGGYDDTLAYEDFDFWVRASRDWQFLYLDEVTTRKRRHPRSMSAKAYQRHDPYLASTIRVCTKALALARTPAERAALAVRLRWELRQAVRRHRYAEARTLSQLLGQTIRLTLLDRALAAWSRLLA from the coding sequence ATGCCCAATTCCTCATTCTTCATTCCTCATTCTCCATTAAGCGAAGCGCCCGGCGTCAGCATTATCGCGCTGAGCCACAACCACGCGCCGTTTCTGCGCGAGGCGCTTGATTCCGTTCTGGCCCAAACCTATCCGCACCTGGATGTATGGCTCGTGGACGATGCCAGCACCGATGGCAGTCCCGACATCCTGCGCGAATACGCCGCCCGCCACCCCACCTGGCACCTGCTGCTACTATCCGAAAACGTGGGCAACTGCCGCGCCTTCAACACCGCCTTTTTTCAAAGTGAAGGCGAGCTCGTGATTGACTTTGCCACCGATGACGTGCTGCTGCCGGCGCGGGTGGCACTGCAGGTAGCGCAGTTTCAGGCCGCCGCCGCAGTAGTAGGCATGGTGTATTCCAATTGCGAGCTGATTGACGAAGCCGGCCGCTCGCTGGGCCTGCACCACCGGCCCAACGGCCCCAACCAGCTGCGCCCCGCGCCCGCCAGCGGCTGGGTCTTTGCCGAGGTGCTGCGGCGCTACTTCATCAGCACGCCCACCATGATGATGCGCCGCGCCTGCCTCCAAAGCCTGGGTGGCTACGACGACACCCTGGCCTACGAGGACTTCGATTTCTGGGTGCGGGCCAGCCGCGACTGGCAGTTTCTGTACCTCGACGAAGTGACCACCCGCAAGCGCAGGCACCCGCGGAGCATGAGCGCCAAGGCCTACCAGCGCCACGACCCCTACCTGGCCTCCACCATCCGCGTCTGCACCAAAGCCCTGGCCCTGGCCCGCACCCCCGCCGAGCGTGCCGCCCTGGCCGTGCGCCTGCGCTGGGAGCTGCGCCAGGCCGTGCGCCGCCACCGCTACGCCGAAGCGCGTACCCTGAGCCAACTGCTGGGCCAAACCATCCGCCTCACGCTCCTCGACCGCGCACTGGCCGCGTGGAGTAGGCTGTTGGCGTAG
- a CDS encoding MATE family efflux transporter, with protein MPTTAPIKSPIRHFVRGSLGTGVAVAARAAGSLIVNKLFATYAPAGGLTLLAQFQNLMALLTTLPYDGVQVGLVKYLAPLRPGSPRYRAWLGAATVLNAAALLAGGGVLAARGLLGWGWCSLVVFMLGISLITGQALLGSALLAAGRLRAYIGLSVTLAVLGTAATAATLLGGWPLRVVLLAYLVAQGLTLLPALGLAARAGLLRHLRPAAPVSRLALRRLSQFLLMAVSTLLFGKAVDYMLRDYLLATFGPARTDLWQAVAKLSDNYTMVFGAVMSSVFYPRLAAMAGQPLAARRYLRGVLALLAPVLAVGLGLIYLCRDWLLPLLFAPRLLEARVFLAPQLLGDWAKLLSWLFIFQLTARARTGPYVAVQAGSAAVFAVLLVLLLPRLGLAGVVWAHAVRYGLLLLACGMLHLMKGNK; from the coding sequence ATGCCCACTACTGCTCCCATTAAATCTCCCATCCGGCACTTTGTGCGGGGCTCGCTGGGCACGGGCGTGGCGGTGGCGGCGCGGGCGGCGGGCTCACTCATCGTCAACAAGCTGTTTGCCACGTATGCGCCGGCCGGCGGGCTCACCCTACTGGCCCAGTTTCAGAACCTGATGGCCCTGCTCACCACCCTGCCTTACGATGGCGTGCAGGTGGGCCTGGTGAAGTACCTCGCGCCGCTGCGGCCGGGCAGTCCGCGCTACCGTGCCTGGCTGGGCGCGGCCACCGTGCTGAACGCGGCGGCGCTGCTGGCCGGGGGCGGGGTGCTGGCTGCGCGGGGTCTGCTGGGCTGGGGGTGGTGCAGCCTGGTGGTGTTCATGCTGGGTATTTCGTTGATTACCGGCCAGGCGCTGCTGGGCTCGGCGCTGCTGGCGGCGGGGCGGTTGCGGGCTTATATCGGCCTTTCGGTGACGCTGGCCGTGCTGGGCACTGCCGCTACAGCTGCCACGCTGCTGGGCGGCTGGCCGCTGCGGGTGGTGCTGCTGGCTTACCTGGTGGCGCAGGGCCTCACGCTGCTGCCGGCGCTGGGACTGGCGGCGCGGGCCGGGCTGCTGCGGCACTTGCGGCCGGCAGCGCCCGTCAGCCGGCTGGCGCTGCGGCGGCTCAGCCAGTTCCTGCTGATGGCCGTGAGCACGCTACTCTTCGGCAAGGCCGTGGACTACATGCTGCGCGACTACCTGCTGGCCACCTTCGGCCCGGCCCGCACCGATTTGTGGCAGGCCGTGGCCAAGCTGTCGGACAACTACACCATGGTATTTGGGGCGGTGATGAGCAGTGTATTCTATCCCCGGCTGGCGGCTATGGCGGGCCAGCCGCTGGCGGCGCGGCGCTACCTGCGCGGCGTGCTGGCGCTGCTGGCTCCCGTACTGGCCGTGGGCCTGGGGCTGATATACTTGTGCCGCGACTGGCTGCTGCCGCTGCTGTTTGCGCCCCGGCTGCTGGAGGCGCGGGTGTTTCTGGCCCCGCAGCTGCTCGGCGACTGGGCCAAGCTGCTGAGCTGGCTGTTCATTTTCCAGCTCACGGCCCGGGCGCGTACGGGGCCGTACGTGGCGGTGCAGGCGGGCTCGGCGGCGGTGTTTGCGGTGCTGCTGGTGCTGCTGCTGCCGCGCCTGGGCCTGGCCGGCGTGGTGTGGGCGCACGCAGTGCGGTATGGGTTGCTGCTGCTGGCGTGCGGCATGCTGCACCTGATGAAGGGAAATAAGTAG
- the corA gene encoding magnesium/cobalt transporter CorA: protein MNPLSSSPQAAPNRSPALTEPAGAAPYSIADREATRLAREQQVGQRPGTLNIRPGALKPRLFLMSYSDGNFTEAEYTDRYDELLDQLRQHSELKHWIDVRGYGNLALIERMMQDFGLHPLQMEDVLNDYQRAKIDVFDDNRLFMVSRMTDFTRSLEIDDDQLSIFTGPNYVLTFQDDYDDCLDSLRTRIRANFSNLRRQPVLYLAYALTDVVLDHYYPTMAAIGDYIEDLEEAIFADQRPRRLLNRILRIKKDVVRFRRLVYPERDKIAEILRLPEEIMPETLKIFYRDAYDHAIQALDLAESYRDNISSLTDLYMSDQGNRMNEVMKVLTIISTIFIPLSFVVGLYGMNFQHVDEHGHILPRNMPELYSPWGYPMVLLVMFSVVAMQLYYFYRKGWLTNR from the coding sequence ATGAATCCTCTCAGCTCTTCTCCCCAGGCCGCGCCCAACCGCTCGCCGGCGCTCACCGAGCCCGCCGGGGCAGCCCCGTACAGTATCGCCGACCGGGAGGCCACCCGGCTGGCCCGCGAGCAGCAGGTGGGCCAGCGCCCCGGCACGCTCAACATTCGTCCCGGGGCCCTCAAGCCACGCCTATTTCTGATGTCGTACAGCGACGGCAACTTCACCGAAGCCGAATACACCGACCGCTACGACGAGCTGCTCGACCAGCTGCGCCAACACTCCGAGCTCAAGCACTGGATTGACGTGCGCGGCTACGGCAATTTAGCCCTCATTGAGCGCATGATGCAGGATTTCGGCCTGCACCCGCTGCAGATGGAAGATGTACTGAACGATTACCAAAGGGCCAAAATCGACGTTTTCGACGATAACCGCCTGTTCATGGTGTCGCGCATGACCGACTTCACCCGCAGCCTGGAAATCGACGACGACCAGCTTTCCATCTTCACCGGCCCGAACTACGTGCTCACGTTTCAGGACGACTACGACGATTGCCTCGACTCGCTGCGCACCCGCATCCGGGCCAATTTCAGCAACCTGCGTCGCCAGCCGGTGCTCTACCTGGCCTACGCCCTCACCGACGTGGTGCTCGACCACTACTACCCTACCATGGCCGCCATCGGCGACTACATCGAGGACCTGGAGGAAGCCATTTTTGCCGACCAGCGCCCGCGCCGCCTACTCAACCGCATCCTGCGCATTAAGAAGGATGTGGTGCGCTTCCGCCGGCTGGTGTACCCGGAGCGCGATAAAATCGCGGAAATCCTGCGCCTGCCCGAGGAAATCATGCCCGAAACCCTCAAAATATTTTACCGCGATGCCTACGACCACGCCATTCAGGCCCTGGACCTGGCCGAAAGCTACCGCGACAACATCTCTTCGCTCACCGACCTGTATATGTCGGACCAAGGCAACCGCATGAACGAGGTAATGAAGGTGCTCACCATCATCAGCACCATTTTCATTCCCCTCAGCTTCGTGGTAGGCCTTTATGGCATGAACTTCCAGCACGTAGACGAGCACGGCCATATACTGCCCCGCAACATGCCCGAGCTCTACAGCCCCTGGGGCTACCCCATGGTGCTGCTGGTGATGTTTAGCGTAGTGGCCATGCAGCTCTACTACTTCTACCGCAAGGGCTGGCTGACGAATCGGTAG
- a CDS encoding AAA family ATPase — translation MTSSARTGLVVGKFWPPHRGHQLLLEIAAAQVAELLVLVYARPDPETMPAPVRAQWLRELYRGDKLVDGPRIGSTPLRIFALTAEADGVPPDAADDTTQREFVRQWLARQGLAVDVVFSGENYGPGFAAYLGVAHVAVDNARQLVPVSGTLVRNNPVAYARHLHPLVAAQLGVVPPTEVPRVVFLGAESSGKSTLCAALAEACGTVWVPEYGRTLHEEKTGNLDYEDLLYIARRHAELEDEAAVQAHGVLFCDTNAATTALYSYYYFHRCDPALQAMTAVCGQRYAHTFVCTPTVPFEQDGWRGPEALRSFQHGMILMQLDYLGIAYTLVEGTVAERVAQVRSHLSINI, via the coding sequence ATGACTTCTTCCGCCCGCACCGGCCTTGTGGTCGGCAAGTTCTGGCCGCCCCACCGGGGCCACCAGCTACTGCTTGAAATCGCTGCCGCCCAGGTCGCCGAGTTGTTGGTGCTGGTATATGCCCGCCCAGATCCTGAAACGATGCCCGCGCCCGTGCGCGCCCAGTGGCTGCGCGAGCTGTATCGGGGCGATAAGCTGGTTGATGGGCCGCGTATTGGCAGTACGCCATTGCGCATCTTCGCTCTCACCGCCGAGGCCGACGGTGTGCCGCCCGATGCCGCCGACGATACTACCCAGCGCGAGTTTGTGCGCCAGTGGCTGGCCCGGCAGGGCCTGGCAGTGGATGTGGTTTTCAGCGGCGAGAACTACGGGCCGGGCTTCGCCGCGTATTTGGGCGTGGCCCACGTCGCCGTGGATAATGCCCGCCAGCTGGTGCCCGTATCGGGCACGCTGGTACGCAACAATCCGGTAGCATATGCCCGTCACCTGCACCCATTAGTAGCCGCGCAGCTGGGCGTGGTGCCGCCCACTGAGGTGCCGCGCGTGGTATTTCTGGGAGCCGAAAGCAGCGGCAAATCGACATTGTGCGCGGCGCTGGCCGAGGCCTGCGGTACCGTGTGGGTGCCCGAATACGGTCGCACCCTGCACGAGGAGAAAACCGGCAATCTTGATTACGAGGACCTGCTCTACATTGCCCGCCGCCACGCCGAGCTGGAGGACGAAGCTGCCGTCCAGGCCCACGGCGTGCTATTCTGCGATACCAACGCGGCCACCACGGCACTGTATTCCTACTACTATTTCCATCGTTGCGACCCGGCCCTGCAAGCCATGACGGCCGTGTGCGGGCAGCGCTATGCCCACACCTTCGTGTGCACCCCCACCGTGCCCTTCGAGCAGGACGGCTGGCGCGGCCCCGAGGCACTCCGCAGCTTCCAGCACGGCATGATACTGATGCAGCTGGACTACTTGGGCATCGCTTACACGCTGGTGGAAGGGACGGTAGCGGAAAGGGTGGCGCAGGTGCGGAGTCATTTATCAATTAACATTTAA
- a CDS encoding APC family permease — protein sequence MTEPQPDQPHFKRAINLFDAIMLVTGSMIGSGIFIVSADIARQVGSAGWLLVVWLLTGFITMAGAISYGELASMFPKVGGQYVYLREAFGRLTAFLYGWTLFLVIQTGVIAAVAVAFAKFTGVLRPWFSVKNLLFKAGSFEFSSVQLLAIILIIGITALNAQGVRTGKIIQNVLGSTKLVALALLIIFGVALGLNHEAIAANFADLWTATRYPAPGVSAAPLPISGYSLVIAIGMAMTGSLFSSDSWNNIGFAGEEIQNPERTLVRSMAIGTAIVTALYILINIVYLLVLPLHGAPEAATLAGRGIQYATDDRVATAVAESVLGKAGAYVMAVLIMLSTFGANNGIILSGSRAYFAMAKDGLFFPGLAQLNAAGVPGRALWAQCLWACLLCLSGSYGQLLNYVMFAVILFYVVTIIGIFVLRRTRPEAPRPYRAWGYPLVPGLYVLLASTFCIILLIAPDTAEFSRRGLGLVALGLPVYFLFGRRFGGKAGA from the coding sequence ATGACCGAACCTCAACCTGACCAACCGCATTTCAAGCGGGCCATTAATCTTTTCGACGCCATTATGCTGGTCACCGGCAGCATGATAGGCTCCGGTATCTTCATTGTTTCGGCCGACATTGCGCGGCAGGTGGGCAGCGCTGGCTGGCTGCTGGTGGTGTGGCTGCTCACCGGTTTCATCACCATGGCCGGGGCCATCAGCTACGGCGAGCTGGCCAGCATGTTCCCCAAGGTGGGCGGGCAGTACGTGTACCTGCGCGAAGCCTTCGGCCGCCTCACCGCCTTCCTGTATGGCTGGACGCTGTTCTTGGTCATTCAGACCGGTGTGATTGCCGCCGTGGCCGTGGCCTTTGCCAAGTTCACGGGCGTGCTCCGGCCCTGGTTCAGCGTGAAGAACCTGCTTTTTAAAGCCGGCAGCTTCGAGTTTAGCAGCGTGCAGCTGCTGGCTATCATCCTTATCATCGGCATCACGGCCCTCAATGCGCAGGGCGTGCGCACCGGCAAGATTATCCAGAACGTGCTGGGTAGCACCAAGCTGGTGGCGCTGGCCTTGCTCATCATCTTTGGGGTGGCGCTGGGCCTGAACCACGAGGCCATCGCCGCCAACTTCGCCGACCTCTGGACGGCCACCCGCTACCCGGCCCCCGGCGTGAGCGCCGCGCCGCTGCCCATCAGCGGCTATTCGCTGGTTATTGCCATCGGCATGGCCATGACGGGCTCGCTGTTTTCTTCCGATTCGTGGAACAACATCGGCTTCGCGGGCGAGGAAATCCAGAACCCAGAGCGCACGCTGGTGCGCAGCATGGCCATCGGCACGGCCATCGTCACGGCCCTCTACATCCTCATCAACATCGTGTACCTGCTGGTGCTGCCCCTGCACGGCGCGCCCGAGGCCGCCACCCTGGCCGGCCGCGGCATTCAGTACGCCACCGACGACCGCGTGGCCACCGCCGTGGCCGAATCGGTACTGGGCAAAGCCGGCGCCTATGTCATGGCCGTGCTCATCATGCTCAGCACGTTCGGGGCCAATAACGGCATCATTCTCAGCGGCTCCCGCGCCTACTTTGCCATGGCCAAGGACGGCCTGTTCTTCCCCGGCCTGGCCCAATTGAACGCGGCCGGCGTGCCCGGCCGCGCCCTGTGGGCGCAGTGCCTGTGGGCCTGCCTGCTCTGCCTCAGCGGCTCCTACGGCCAGCTGCTCAACTACGTGATGTTCGCCGTAATTCTGTTCTACGTCGTCACCATCATCGGCATTTTCGTGCTGCGCCGCACCCGGCCCGAGGCCCCGCGCCCCTACCGCGCCTGGGGCTACCCGCTGGTGCCGGGTCTCTATGTGCTGCTGGCCTCGACCTTCTGCATCATTCTGCTCATCGCCCCCGACACCGCCGAATTCTCACGCCGGGGCCTGGGCCTGGTGGCGCTGGGCCTGCCGGTATACTTCCTGTTTGGCCGCCGCTTCGGAGGCAAGGCCGGGGCTTAG
- a CDS encoding carboxypeptidase-like regulatory domain-containing protein, with product MNSENLPKVDDEPYNPNFDAQDEDVMSGGNNKLTYILVGIILALVLGYVVLPKGGGSGMASVTPTFMLDDAAVTATAPTAADSIAAGLKATPVVAEEENTAKTTTKTTTKTTTAAPAAMAAAAPVVTAAAAPVEDAPAPAPVAAPEPAAPTTVTISGKIEDENGRPLVGATVLLKGSSKGSSTDANGNYTMEVPSGDNTLIYGYGGYDDEVLRNSGSKPVNVTLTPRAKTGRKRR from the coding sequence ATGAATTCAGAAAATCTACCCAAGGTTGATGATGAGCCCTATAATCCAAATTTTGATGCTCAGGATGAGGACGTTATGTCGGGGGGTAATAACAAGCTCACCTATATTCTGGTAGGCATAATTCTGGCGCTGGTGCTGGGCTATGTGGTCCTGCCCAAAGGCGGCGGCAGCGGCATGGCTTCGGTCACGCCCACCTTTATGCTCGATGATGCGGCCGTGACCGCCACGGCCCCCACTGCGGCCGACAGCATTGCCGCCGGTCTCAAAGCCACCCCGGTAGTTGCCGAAGAAGAAAATACCGCTAAAACGACCACCAAAACGACCACCAAAACGACCACTGCCGCCCCGGCTGCCATGGCCGCTGCTGCGCCCGTAGTAACCGCTGCGGCCGCGCCCGTGGAAGATGCCCCGGCCCCCGCGCCCGTGGCTGCTCCTGAGCCGGCCGCGCCCACTACCGTCACCATCTCGGGCAAGATTGAGGATGAGAACGGCCGGCCGCTGGTGGGTGCCACCGTGCTGCTGAAAGGCAGCAGCAAAGGCAGCAGCACCGACGCCAACGGCAACTATACCATGGAAGTGCCCAGCGGCGACAACACGCTCATCTATGGCTACGGCGGCTACGACGACGAAGTGCTGCGCAACAGCGGCAGTAAGCCCGTGAACGTGACCCTCACGCCCCGGGCCAAAACCGGCCGCAAGCGCCGCTAA